Within Streptomyces sp. SS1-1, the genomic segment GGCGGTTCACGGTCGGTGTCGGCCCAGCCGGGGACGATCACCGTGTCGGCGTGCGCGAGATGGTCGAGTCCGTGGTCGGGCTCCAGGCGGAAGCGGTCGACGTGTACCGGACCGCTTCCGCAGACGGAGAAGTCGTACCAGGGGTCCACGATGTGGGTCAGATCAGCGCCGAAGATCTCGATGGCCACGGACAGTTCGTAGTGGAGCATGCCGTCGGTGACGGCCAGCGCGACGGTAGGCATGTCCGAAACTGTACGCGCCATGTCGTTTCCGACGCTCGTGCGGGGTGCTGCCGCGAGGACAGGATGTGGGTGTCAGGCCGCGGCGGATCGACATCGCGGCAGGTGTTCCAGTACCCGGGAGCGGTCTCATGGGGTCAGGTCAGCTGGTGGCGGTGTTCGGCGCGTACGGTCACACCGGGCGGTTCGTGGTCGCGGAGCTGGCCGCGCGCGGATACGTCCCGGTGCCCTCCGGGCGCAACGCCCAGGTGCTGCGGGAACTGGCCGACGAGCACGGGCTGGAGGCCCGGGTGGCGTCGGCCGAGGATGCGGCGTCGCTGGACAGGGCGCTGGCGGGCGCGGTGGCGGTCATCAACTGCGCGGGCCCCTTCGCGACGACCACCGGTCCCGTGATCGAGGCCGCGCTCCGTGCGAAGATCCCGTACCTGGACGTGGCCGCCGAGCTTGAGGCCAACCTCGACACCTTCGCCCACTACCAGGAGCGGGCCCGGGAAGCGGGAGCGGTGATCATCCCGGCCATGGCCTTCTTCGGCGGCCTCGGTGACCTGCTGGCCACCGCGGCGATGGGCGACTGGACCGCAGCCGACGAGGCTCACATCGCCTACGCGCTGAGCAGCTGGCACCCCACCGCCGGCACCCGCCTGTCCGGTGCCGTCTCCCGCGAGCGCCGTGGCGACGTCCGCCTGCGCTACAGCGGCGGCCAGTGGGAGCGCCGCACCGACGCCGCACCCGCCCTTCAGTGGACCTTCCCGGAACCGATGGGAGTCCGGGAGGTGATCGGCGAGTTCACGATGGCGGACGCCGTCACCGTTCCCCAGCACCTGCCCATTCCCGACGTGACCACCTACATGACCGTTGAGGCGATCCGTGACCTTGCCGCGCCCTCCACACCCGCCCCGACGGCCGCCGACCGGAGCGGGCGCTCGGACCAGACCTTCCTCGTCGACACAGTCGTACGCTCCGGCGGTACCGAACGCCGGGCCACGGCCAGCGGCCAGGACATCTACGCCGTCACCGCACCCCTTGTCGTCGAGGCCCTCGAACGCGTCCTGACCGGCCGCACCAAGACCACCGGCGTCGCCTCCGCCGGCGAGATCTTCGACGCACCGGACTTCCTGCACGCACTCGCCCCGCACATCGCACTCGACCTCCACCCGCAAGGCGCCTGACCGCGATGCTCCACGGAGGGGACTTCGGGGCGCCGTGGGGCACGGGCTGGCCGTCGCGGCTTGCTCTGGTCGACGGCATGGCAGCGTGGTCGAGGCCGGTGGGGTGCAGCGAGGCACACGCGCGTGGGTCAGTCGGCACACCCACCGTCGTGGCTGACTGTCGTCGGCTGAGGCTCAGACGTGCGGGTCCCCACTCCGCAAGGGAAACCTTCGAGGCCAAGGGACCGTGCCATTCGCGTGCCAGATCTTGCGGGGAACCACGGAGAATGACGGGGACTGGCCACGGGTGTGGATAGGGCCTAACCGCACTCCGTGGGGTGCCTGGTGCATTTCAGGGCTTTCTGTGTCTCCCCCGCGCTGCTGCCGGCGTCGTTCGCCACGTCCGCCTGCAGGTCGTTCACCTTCCTGGAGTCGGTGCCCTCACCCCGGGCGGCGGTCCAGATGTCGACGATCCGGGAGCTGTCGTCCTTGAGGAACCGGCGCTGGTCAGGGGCTGCCTGCCCGGTCACCGCCTGTTGCCAGGTGCCCGCGATGTGGCGTACGGGGTCGGTGTCGTAGGACGGGGTCCCGCCCGCGGTGTTCTTGAGGCGCAGCAGGACGTCCGAGCGCCATTGCTCGCCCTGGGACTCGGCGATGTCGTCGGCGATGCCGTCGAAGTGGCCGAGCCCGGCGGCGCAGCTACGGGCCGGCGAGGTGTAGCGGGCGCCGGTGGCCCCGGCGGTGACCTCGGCGAGGTGCGCGGCGCACTGACGGACGTGTGCGGCGCGCAGATCGGCGTACGCGGCGGGGTCCTGGGAGACCGAGCGCAGCACCCCGACGAGGTCGTCGATGCGGGCAGGCATCCGGACGGTCGTGCCGTCCCGCCATGGCGCGTCGTCCTCACGACGGGTGTATTCGCCGTTGACGCCGCTGAGTATCTCCTGGGTGTCCTGTGCGTAGTCCACCAGCGCCGCCGCGAGCGGGGCGCGCAGGTCCGGGGCGACGACGGGGTCCTGGCGTCGTTCGATGTCCGCGGCGACCGCGGTGAGGGCCGCCCGCATGGCACGTGCTTCGGCGAGCGTGTGCCGTCCGGGAACCGCACCTGTCGCGGCACTCCGGATCGCGGTGCCGAGGGCGCCGCAGTCCATGTCCTCCCGGTACGCGTCGCCCAGGGAACGTCGCAGGGCGGCGTCGGACGACAGGCTGTCGCAGTCCGGCTTGTCCGCCCGCGCGACGACGGTCCAGCTGACCGCCCCACCGCCGGCCAGGACGATCGCGGTCGCTGCCGCGGCGAGGAGCAGTTTGCGGCGAGGGCGTGCCGCCCGGGGTGGGGTGGTGGTGTCGTTCATCGGCCGATCGCATCGTTGGCCAGCTTCTCGCCGGTGGTGTGGTCGTTGCGCATGTCGAATTGCAGGTCGTTGACGGACGGGTCGTCCATGCCCGGCATGCCGGGCCCGTTGGCCCACTCGTCGACGAGGAACTGCATCTCCCGCTGGGACTTCAGGCTCCGGTCAGCGACCTCGGCGGCCGCGGCGTCGTTGTTGTAGCCCTTCTCCTCATTGGAGACGTCGTAGGTCCAGGCGTCCAGGATGCGCTGAGCGGCGTCGCCGATCCCGGGGACCATGGTCACCGGAGTTCCGGCCACGTGGTAAATGGTCTTGGCCTTCCAGTCTTCCTGGGCGTTGGCGCTGTCGCGCTTGTCGTATATGACGTCCTCGCGTACGGCGTCGTAGGCGCCGAGCGCGGAGCCGCCCTTGCGGACGGGGTCCCGGACGGAG encodes:
- a CDS encoding saccharopine dehydrogenase family protein yields the protein MGSGQLVAVFGAYGHTGRFVVAELAARGYVPVPSGRNAQVLRELADEHGLEARVASAEDAASLDRALAGAVAVINCAGPFATTTGPVIEAALRAKIPYLDVAAELEANLDTFAHYQERAREAGAVIIPAMAFFGGLGDLLATAAMGDWTAADEAHIAYALSSWHPTAGTRLSGAVSRERRGDVRLRYSGGQWERRTDAAPALQWTFPEPMGVREVIGEFTMADAVTVPQHLPIPDVTTYMTVEAIRDLAAPSTPAPTAADRSGRSDQTFLVDTVVRSGGTERRATASGQDIYAVTAPLVVEALERVLTGRTKTTGVASAGEIFDAPDFLHALAPHIALDLHPQGA